From the Rhea pennata isolate bPtePen1 chromosome 12, bPtePen1.pri, whole genome shotgun sequence genome, the window ATACCAGGCGAGCCATCATTATCAACTGTTTTCAGAACTCAGCTCAATGCCTAGAAAGGCACAGCTCTGCTAGGGCAGTATGTTCTGCTTGATGTGTTTAGCAACAGTATAAGCCAAGTCTCTGACTGGCAAAGATTCAGACTGGTGAAACGCAAGAGGTGACAGAACAGTAGGGAGGCAGGGAGCAATTCAGCAGAGAGAAGAAGTACGACAAAGGCAAAGGATACATCCTGATGTGTCGGCCTCAGGTGCTCAGCTTCCTGGAGGCTGTTcaggcaggaggaaaagcaacTTCAATCTGAATTCAGCTGCTCTTCCCCCTAGAGCCCAGGCACTCGGCTAGAACATCTGCTCCCTGCACAGAAAGGGCTCTGGAGACTGTTCTTGGTGCCCTTATATGGGGTTGGGAACAAGGGGAAGCCACAAGAGCAGCCTGTCAGGCAGCAATACCACAGGCTGGAGTTCAGAGCCCTCCTCAGGAAACAGCCAAGAAGAGAAACTCCAGTGCAAGGCTTCAAGACCTGGCATTTGAGAGCGTGGGAATGAGAAGGGTCTGAAGGGATGGAAACAAAAGAGACAAAGCAACACTGGCTGGGCAACAGTGATGGAGGGTCTCTCTTCATCCAGCATCATGTCAGGAAAGGGGATCTCTCTGCCAgggcattttaaaaacagaagcagaagaaaatatttcctcctgctctccagccaaCCAGTGGCATTCACAGGTCAGCCTCAAACACTGCAGCAAATTATGATCTTTGACAGCAACTCAGTTACGCACAGCAAAAACACAAACCCAAGCGTGTGACTCACAGCCTGCAACCACCTCCTGAGGTGGAAAACTTCTACCCCGCTAACGGCACTGCCCTACCTGGGGGAGTCAGGAGAACCCTGGTTGAGCCTCAGGACGCCCAGTTTCTCCACTACATACTTCAGCTTTCCTCTCTGAGCTGGGAATCAGATACTGACCCTTGCTATAAAGCACTGAAATCCAGACAGATGCTAGAGAAGAGCTGGAATGTAGGGAGTTGTGGTTTTCCAGAGGAGCTCAGCCTTCCAGCCAATATCCACATGGATTACTAGGTCAGACAACTGATATTTTGAGCTGGTGAGAGAACAAGTCAATTacttgcctgctgctgcagaggtcTGAATGTACTTGGCCTGACActgctccctctccccaggCTGCcgtattttgcttttgcagtatCCAAACTGGGATCTTACAGTCAGTCACAAGTAGGACTACGAAGGCTGTCCCTCccaggtggctgctgcagcaccaaTTGCTTGAACATGAGTGTTTCTCATGTAGTTTGCAGATCCTCTCTCCGCAGAGAAGAGGCCTGACCTCAGGCTGTGCAGAGTCTGCATTCACATCCAGCAACGTGCCCCCAGGTGCAGGAAGCCTCATCACAGCCTGTCTGCAGCGGTTCTGCAGTGTCTCCTGGGGACGGGCAGAGCCTGCAGTCAAGAGAGCTTTCACACCTACCACAAACCATCTCACAACATCCCAGAAACAACAGCAGAGCTGTTATCCATCATGTGTTAATGATGGTGGGGTAATTCTCCTCTCCTACTGCTTCACCCCCACAAACTGATAGCAAGAAACTCTCTACATTTGTTTTAAGTGCTGGGATATATCCTCCCaatccttctgcttttctgctttgattcAGACTCAGATACTCCACTGAACTCAAGGAGAGCCAGGATATATCTAATACATTCAAACACAGCAGATATCCTCTCTACTGGCACCTAGAATCTGCTCCTGAAATGTTCAGTAACAGCAAAACAGTAAGTTGTGGACAGGAAAGAGCAAGTAATTGCTATTAACAGCTCCAGCTTTTAGGCTGGCAACAGTCACAAGTTCATTTTCTAAGTTTGCACCTGGGATACAAAGGAGCAAAACACCACTGGGATCTGAGACAGAATTGCTCTTTGGAGCAAACCCATAAGATGAGTTCAGAGCTTCTGCTACCAAGAAGTGGAGGAGGCACCTAAAAGCGTCAGGCAGACTTGCAGGCAGTAGCCCAGTAACACTCTTGTGCCTGTGTGGAGGTAATACCAAAAGTACGATTAGAACAATACTCTGACTATCAGCTGGTCATTCTCCTAAATTGTATGATGTTTTTGGAGACGAATGAGTAGCTATAAttctgcctgcttctgagctgTACAAAAGAGCCCAGAATACTGTCACAACACTGAATTACAAAGAAATGCTGGCACCTTTCAACAAAACACTGGCTGAAGGGGAGGAGGAACAAAAGCTATTGAACCCAATCCCAGAAGAGTGGAAGAAGTGCATCTTCCCACAGTTCCTGGGCAATATgcacatatatagatatatagatatatagataatAAAGTTATAAAATTTgatcaaaataaaaccagtaaaTGTACAGcttgaaaaagagcaaatatcACAGTGCATCAATGTCATGAGAAAGTCGTATGTTTTCCCCCTGCATGAGAGCACAGCCTGCCACATTTAGAAAAGATCCCACAGAAAGTGAACACTTTGACCTGCTCAGCTTGCTGCGGGCAAGGAGTCACCATCCTGTATTCATAAACGTGGTTTTGTACTTATGCAGTCAGTTCTGCATAGCAATGGTAGACAGCCAGGAAcagcactggagcaggctgctCCATCTGCAGGTATTAGTCGACATGTCGTCACCAGACACTAGAGATCCAAAGTTGATCTTAAACTTCTCCACACTCTGGCACCTGGCTCATACTTActtacgaaaaaaaaaaaaagaagaaaaaaaaaagtgacaaagtGAAGAAATTCAGGAGACACTGTGAGAATGAGACAAGGGCTGAATTCGGATCACAGGGGACAGGTTGACCCTAAGAATTTTCTGTGCTCTCCTCCTCACTTCATCATCAGAAGAGTTGTCCACCTTGATTGCCTGGAATTTCAGCAGATTCAAAGTGCTCTGAGCCCGCTGAGGTTTGTTTTGGACAGGAatggtatttgttttcttcttcttctgtggTGCTTCTCTCACCTCTGtagctcttttcctcttctgcccGACAGTCTCCTGGTGACTGCTGCTATCCTTCCACTCCATTTTCCCCAGGGGAGCCTCCTTAGCTTTGATTTTCAAAGCCTTGGATTGTGCTGCTACAGTGTTGCCTTTAGATGAGCTCCCCGTGACTCTCCCATTGAGGACTCCCGAGGCTTTGCAGGCATTACTCTCCTGCAGCACACCACCCTTTGGTCCCTTCAGAAGATTTAATGTGAGGGTGGCACAATCTGGTCCTTTCTTCAGACGCTTATAACCCTTAGCTTCTGTTATTTTAGTGCTCTTGCCTGAGGAAGACTGCCTCGGTGGACTCGAAGCCTTGAGGAGTTTAAGGTCTGAGGGCGAGATTCCAAGATGCCCCTGTTTGTACTTGGATTCCAAACAGGATGCGGTGGTTTTCAGTGGCACCAGAGCTTCCAGAACCACAGACAGTCTCATTGCTGGATATACATCAGGATACATATTCGCAGGAAAGCCCACTGCCGAGGCCTTAGATGTGCCAGATCTTGTCTGCTTCAGGGAGTTTAGCAGCAGATTTGTGGAATTACTTTTAGAGACAGGCTTAGCAGAGACCTTAGAAGAGTTCACGGAAATGCTGGTGGATGAAGCGGGCACCTTTGCCACAGCTGCTGTGTTTCTAGCTGGAGTTTTAGCAGAATCGGATGCGGTTGCAGCAGCAGCGGTTGCTGCAGTGGAAACATGTTGTGTGCTCTCTTTTGCTTGATTAGGCGTGTCTGCTGTACATGAACTGTAACCATATACATCTTTACTCCTTAGGATTGTGGGCTGATAGCCTTCCTCCTTGAGGCCCTGAATAAAGGCCACCAGCTGGGTCTCTGTGTCTGAAAGGTCCTTGGACATTGGGTTGAAGACTCGGAGGGCTTCCTCCAGCACTTTTTGTCCTGCAGAAGAAATTCTCGACCAGGAATggacagctttttcttccacattgtTCACTGCAATATTCATGGCATTAGGCAAGGAGGCGCTTCAAAAGGTCCAAATTACTGGAAAAACAACACTTGACACctcaaaaggagagagaagataGTTAGCTTACAGCAACTGGAACCATCTCGCATTTTTAAGTAGGGACCTGAAACCATTAAGACTAGACCTGGCTACTCGTAAACATCAGGTCCGATTCTGTGCATAAGTCAAATTAGCAAGAGCATCATGAAAATTCTgtcactgttttgtttctgcagtaAAACTAAAGCATCTCTATTGCAGAAATAACTTCAGTCCTAAACAAAAGTTTCAGGCAATCCCATCCAACCCATCCCAAGTTGAACTGTTCCAGCGGTTAACTCAGTGAAATTTGCAGCTCATTTCCAGTTTGAGTTTGATAAGCCTCAGCTTCTGGTAATCAGATCTCATATCTCATTTTGCCTTTGTAAAGCAGCCCTCCATTAAATGTTTTCCCTGTGCATGTACTGAGAATAACACGATCAAGCCATCTCAACACTCTTCAATGAACTATACAGCCTGAGTTCCTCAAGTCTATCCTGGTGTCACGTTCAATTTTCCAGCTTTCTATTTGATTCTGCTCAAAACTGATGCTGAGTCCCTGCCAAATTTGCAGCATCCTCCtgaagacagcagagctggaggctaTTTCAGTCGTGCTTCATTGATGCCAGGTACTGCGGAAATACAACTCCAttccttgttttttccccatgtttaAACAATGGTCTACAACATGCTGTCACAGCAAACTGCTGTTGACCCAAGGATACTCACAGCCAAGTGAGTAGGAAGTAGGAAATTCAAGAAGAGCAGCAAGCAGGAAGCAGATAGCATCAGAGCCGTGCATACAACGGCCTGAGGAATGACACTCAGCTCACCCGTACAGGCACTAGGCAACTATCTGCCTTGGACGGAAGCACTAactactgcttttaaaaaaggaagttgAAGAGCAGCCCAGGCAGGAACCTGGGAGAACTCAAACTATCTCACACTGAGCTGGCTGCCCAGCTGACTCCACAGATGAAGCAGTGGCAAGAGGTTAGTCTTTAGCTTCTCAACTTCATCAGGAGTGTTCAGTGAACAATCTTCTTCAGAGAAATGTTGAAGGTCTCACAGACACTATCAAAGAGGGCAGGAAGCGAACGAGAAAGTCATGACTGGAAAATTAGCACCTGAGCAGACAAAGTTCTCTCTAGAGCTCCAATTattctgcagccacagagccCGGGAGAGTCAGTTGTGAACGAGGTGTCCGTGCCACCACGAATGGTATGGAGAGAAGACACAAACCTACAGCTTAAGCCAAAAGTCGACAAAAGGATCCCAAAGGGGCAGCACAGGTCAGCAGGTAGGTAACAGGCTCCACATGACTGGTTCATCTCCATCGAGTCTTCTGTAGACGTCGCAGCAGAGGGATTTGGAGAAGGACAACGCAGTTGCTTTGCAACAGTCAGGACATCTCCCATAGAGGCGGGCAGGAAAGAAAGCACCGCGCTGAAGCTGGCATCATTGGCTAGATATTAGATTTGTCATCTCAAAAATGAACAAGAAGTACTAGGCAGAGTGAAGCAAGTGAGGATGC encodes:
- the CCDC71 gene encoding coiled-coil domain-containing protein 71; the encoded protein is MNIAVNNVEEKAVHSWSRISSAGQKVLEEALRVFNPMSKDLSDTETQLVAFIQGLKEEGYQPTILRSKDVYGYSSCTADTPNQAKESTQHVSTAATAAAATASDSAKTPARNTAAVAKVPASSTSISVNSSKVSAKPVSKSNSTNLLLNSLKQTRSGTSKASAVGFPANMYPDVYPAMRLSVVLEALVPLKTTASCLESKYKQGHLGISPSDLKLLKASSPPRQSSSGKSTKITEAKGYKRLKKGPDCATLTLNLLKGPKGGVLQESNACKASGVLNGRVTGSSSKGNTVAAQSKALKIKAKEAPLGKMEWKDSSSHQETVGQKRKRATEVREAPQKKKKTNTIPVQNKPQRAQSTLNLLKFQAIKVDNSSDDEVRRRAQKILRVNLSPVIRIQPLSHSHSVS